A single Pirellulaceae bacterium DNA region contains:
- a CDS encoding FHA domain-containing protein: MQDYGQLVPSGGGDTIVLRKDRLVIGRRETCDIVLRFANVSGQHAKLSLEQGYWFLKDLGSRNGTKVDGYRIDRKRLDPGAKISIAKHLYIIEYSPESLGAFGAPPPDDDQIEQVLRRSLMDRVGLNRRSDDDKYKNRDLADED; the protein is encoded by the coding sequence ATGCAAGACTATGGTCAATTAGTGCCCAGCGGTGGTGGCGATACCATCGTGTTGCGCAAAGACCGACTAGTCATCGGTCGTCGCGAGACCTGCGATATCGTGCTACGGTTCGCCAATGTCTCAGGCCAGCATGCTAAACTGAGTCTTGAGCAGGGTTACTGGTTTCTGAAAGACCTAGGAAGCCGCAATGGTACTAAGGTAGATGGATACCGCATCGATCGCAAGCGGCTTGACCCGGGTGCCAAGATTTCGATCGCCAAGCACCTGTACATCATTGAATACTCGCCGGAAAGCTTAGGAGCATTTGGCGCTCCACCACCCGATGACGACCAAATCGAGCAAGTCCTGCGGCGGAGCCTGATGGATCGCGTTGGCCTGAATCGTCGCAGCGACGACGACAAATACAAGAATCGCGATCTAGCCGACGAGGACTAG
- a CDS encoding TIGR01212 family radical SAM protein (This family includes YhcC from E. coli K-12, an uncharacterized radical SAM protein.): MQRSIFRPKLPVADWRSQGLKYYNLNSHYRHLFGCRVQKISLDGGFTCPNVDGTVAVGGCVFCDNRAFSPSRRVHRDAITAQIQRGIEGLQRRYQTERFLAYFQPATNTYGPLDKLRSLWEIALEDPRIVGLVIGTRPDCLPDEILDLVDQFAQQTYVSLELGVQTIHDRSLDWMNRGHHHDASMDAIERCYGRSFEIGVHIMLGLPGEDQAMMMATADQVAQWNVDSVKLHNLYVVEGTPLAEMLRREEVRMLELSEYVEIVADFLERLPPQMVIERISGDAPPKNLIAPQWSLHKGSIKDALLATFQQRGTCQSARWHQAEQRTAAHSGHS; encoded by the coding sequence ATGCAAAGGTCAATTTTTCGACCCAAACTTCCAGTCGCTGACTGGCGGTCTCAAGGTCTGAAGTACTACAACCTGAATAGTCATTACCGACATCTATTTGGATGCCGAGTTCAAAAAATCAGCCTAGATGGTGGATTTACCTGCCCGAACGTCGATGGTACGGTCGCCGTGGGAGGCTGCGTGTTCTGCGACAACCGGGCGTTTAGCCCCAGCCGGCGCGTGCACCGTGACGCCATTACCGCGCAGATTCAGCGTGGCATCGAGGGGCTACAGCGCCGCTACCAAACCGAGCGGTTTCTTGCCTACTTTCAGCCTGCCACCAATACATACGGCCCGCTGGACAAGTTGCGATCGCTCTGGGAAATAGCTCTCGAAGACCCGCGAATTGTAGGACTGGTTATCGGTACCCGTCCGGATTGTCTCCCCGACGAAATATTGGATCTTGTTGACCAGTTTGCTCAGCAAACTTACGTTTCATTGGAGCTAGGCGTCCAGACAATTCACGATCGCAGCCTCGACTGGATGAATCGCGGGCACCATCACGATGCCTCGATGGACGCAATCGAGCGGTGCTACGGTCGCAGCTTCGAGATTGGAGTTCACATTATGTTGGGGCTGCCCGGTGAGGACCAAGCGATGATGATGGCCACCGCCGATCAAGTGGCGCAGTGGAATGTGGATAGCGTCAAGTTGCACAATTTGTACGTTGTTGAAGGTACTCCACTGGCCGAAATGTTGAGGCGTGAAGAAGTGCGCATGCTGGAACTATCTGAGTACGTTGAAATCGTGGCTGACTTCCTAGAGCGACTTCCCCCGCAGATGGTGATTGAGCGTATTTCTGGCGATGCGCCACCCAAAAATCTAATCGCTCCCCAGTGGAGTCTGCACAAGGGGTCGATCAAAGATGCGCTACTAGCAACCTTCCAGCAACGCGGCACCTGCCAGTCAGCCCGCTGGCACCAAGCTGAGCAGCGTACCGCTGCCCACAGCGGTCACTCATAG
- the cadA gene encoding cadmium-translocating P-type ATPase, with amino-acid sequence MWIRRYAVIAGLTLALISAYLLLRFYFLVDEATARWPLWLALGLGGVPLVVELVLGLLRLEFGSDLLAGISIVTAILLGEYLAGTLVVLMLSGGAALESYAVRRASSVLDALARRMPSVAHRRLKDGLLEVPIAEVQVGDLLVVLPHESCPVDGLVVEGHGSMDEAYLTGEPYEMSKSVGSPVLSGAINGAAALTIRATRLPKDSRYAQIMQVMQHSQQQRPRIRRLGDQLGAFYTPLALAIAVLAWNFSGDPLRLLSVLVIATPCPLLIAIPVAIIGSISLSARRGIVIRDPAVLERIGRCSTMIFDKTGTLTYGKPSLVEQHVTTEFNADQILELAASLEQYSKHPLAASIVAAARDRSLNVQVAQSAQELPGQGLRGVVLNHEIRVTSAKQLLTEQPELKGKLPAASGGLECVILVDGHYAATYRFRDEPRSESASFVEHLLPHHGFDKLMLVSGDRLSEVEYLAQRVGITEIHAGKSPEEKLAIVQAETARSQTVYVGDGINDAPAMQAATVGLALGQNSDVTAQASGAVLLNSMLGSVDELLHIGLRMRRIALQSALGGMALSFVGMLFAAAGYLPPVAGAVLQEAIDVLAVMNALRAALPPAQLRDYE; translated from the coding sequence CTGTGGATTCGGCGTTACGCCGTGATTGCTGGGCTGACACTAGCGTTGATCTCTGCTTACCTGCTGCTGCGATTCTACTTCTTAGTTGACGAGGCTACGGCCCGTTGGCCACTGTGGTTGGCGCTAGGATTAGGTGGCGTGCCGCTGGTGGTTGAACTTGTACTGGGCCTGTTGAGGCTGGAGTTCGGCTCGGACCTGTTAGCGGGCATCTCCATCGTAACGGCGATATTATTAGGCGAATATTTGGCAGGCACGCTGGTGGTATTGATGTTGTCCGGTGGCGCTGCACTGGAGTCCTATGCCGTGCGCCGAGCATCATCCGTGTTGGATGCTTTGGCGCGACGTATGCCCTCGGTTGCTCATCGCCGACTGAAAGATGGCCTGCTGGAGGTTCCGATCGCGGAGGTACAGGTGGGCGACCTGCTGGTTGTGTTGCCGCATGAGAGTTGCCCTGTAGACGGCTTGGTAGTTGAGGGGCATGGCAGTATGGATGAAGCCTATTTGACAGGAGAGCCTTATGAGATGTCCAAGTCCGTTGGTTCGCCAGTGCTGTCCGGGGCCATCAATGGAGCAGCGGCGCTAACGATTCGCGCCACACGACTGCCCAAAGATTCTCGTTATGCTCAAATCATGCAGGTCATGCAGCACTCGCAGCAGCAACGACCTCGTATCCGACGTCTGGGCGATCAATTGGGCGCGTTCTACACGCCGCTGGCTTTGGCAATCGCCGTTTTGGCCTGGAACTTTAGCGGAGATCCGTTACGTCTGTTATCGGTGTTAGTGATAGCCACTCCCTGCCCGCTGTTGATTGCTATCCCAGTTGCGATTATTGGCTCAATATCGCTGTCGGCGCGGCGCGGCATTGTCATTCGCGACCCGGCTGTTTTGGAACGAATCGGTCGTTGCAGTACCATGATTTTTGATAAGACGGGTACACTGACATATGGCAAGCCAAGTTTAGTCGAACAGCACGTAACAACCGAATTCAACGCAGATCAGATTCTTGAGCTAGCTGCGAGTCTGGAACAGTATTCCAAGCATCCATTGGCCGCGTCCATTGTCGCCGCAGCCCGTGACCGCAGCTTGAATGTCCAGGTCGCTCAAAGCGCTCAGGAATTACCGGGCCAGGGGCTGCGCGGCGTCGTGCTGAACCACGAAATCCGCGTTACCAGCGCGAAGCAACTGTTAACCGAACAACCTGAATTGAAAGGAAAACTGCCGGCGGCCAGCGGCGGATTGGAATGCGTTATCTTGGTCGATGGACACTACGCGGCCACCTATCGCTTTCGAGACGAACCGCGATCCGAGAGTGCTTCATTCGTGGAGCACCTACTGCCACACCATGGGTTCGATAAGTTAATGCTGGTGTCTGGCGATCGGCTGTCGGAAGTTGAGTACCTGGCCCAACGCGTGGGCATCACCGAAATTCATGCCGGAAAGAGCCCTGAGGAGAAGTTGGCCATCGTGCAAGCCGAAACGGCCCGCTCGCAAACGGTCTATGTTGGTGACGGTATCAACGATGCCCCGGCCATGCAAGCCGCCACTGTCGGGCTGGCGTTGGGGCAGAACAGTGATGTGACGGCGCAGGCTTCCGGTGCGGTATTGTTGAACAGCATGCTTGGTAGCGTCGACGAACTGCTGCATATCGGCCTGAGGATGCGGCGCATCGCCTTGCAAAGCGCACTAGGTGGCATGGCGCTCAGTTTTGTGGGGATGCTGTTTGCAGCCGCTGGCTATTTGCCGCCAGTTGCCGGCGCTGTGCTGCAAGAAGCCATCGACGTCCTTGCGGTCATGAACGCCCTGCGCGCCGCCTTGCCTCCAGCTCAGTTACGCGACTATGAGTGA